The DNA region aatattttaaaagagtttatttaTCATCTCTAAACTCTATTTCGATCCCAACTTCCGCAAGAATACAAAAAGTTTggtttgttttaattttgttctTTACTTGATGTCTTTAAAGAAGTATTGATCTAGTCCTCTCGATATTTTGATTTCATTAATTTGGTAGATTTCCTGTCTTCtaaatggtttttttttttttaaaaagaaaaaaatcatatataagtTTTCTTGTCTCATATAACAAAAACTCCCCTATAAATTCCCTCCACTCTTCACACAAACTCACCCACAAAATAAGCTTAGAAAAAGAAAACACTTTTCAAGATTCAAGCAATGGATCTTTTGGCTCATGAAAACTCCCCAAACTTCCACTTGGCAATGCAAACCAACTTAACACCATTTGATCATCACTTCAACAAATTCTTAACCCGCTTCCAGAATCATCAAACGTCTCTCCTGATGCAAGAACTCGTCCCGAACTCTTCATCCGTCAGCAATAAATCAACCTCTGATGATGCTGATGAAAACCagttcagcagcagcagcagcatcatCTTTGATGAAAGAAAGAGGAGAAGAATGATATCGAATAGGGAATCCGCCAGACGATCAAGAATGCGCAAACAGCGGCACCTCGACGAACTTTGGTCCCAAATTCTTCTCCTCAGAACCGAAAATAACAATCTTATGGATAAATTGAACCTTGTGTCTGAAAGTCATGATAGAGTTCTTCAAGAAAATGTGAAGCTAAAGGAGGAAGCTATGGATCTTCGAGAAATCGTGACCGAACTACAAATTTGCAATTCTTACTCCATTTTCAGAGatcttgaagacatcccattgTAACACAGCCCACGACCTAAATGAATATTGCTGCAAAGAGTTAAGCCCGTGAGGCCAGCAGCCCTATGTACCTTCTTTCGTATCAGTTCTTTTTTAATTTCATGTCAACCATTGTTTTCTTTGAGTTTAATTCACTCTATCCCGCAAGAATCAATCACCATTAATTTGTGGCCTTTGGAAGAAGAATATCAAATAGGCAATAGTGAAACTAAGCCCGCAGCAAGATTGACAGGACTGAACCAAATTAAAACATAGTCGAACGGTACCAAAACAATGAGAACGTGCGTCACATCCATTGTTTCTTCCAACAAATCAATCTCCACGACCACTGGGTAGGAAGGAATAAGGCCAAAGGACCAACGACAGCGTTGGAAAATAGTCAAATATCAGGATGAGGGAATCAGAGCGAACTTTCACGCCCCATAGGCCCCGTTTACATTTACACTACAAATCGAGCAGCTCTTTGAATATCCATTAGCAAGAAACAAAGGGACAAATGGTGGTGGATATATATTGTGGCGATAGTGGATTGATCGTACATAATTCCAGAAGCTACCGTAACAAGAGTAACACTTGAAAAAGCAGCGCACTATACCTACTGTTTCCACTTTTCTTGGTGAGCTAAGCAATACTACGCATGCTCGCACAAGCACGATTACatcaactacttcgtattcgttaTTGCTCAGCATTATAACACTTTTTACAAATAAATTCAAACAACTCTCACAACTCGCCGTCGATTTTATTTACTAATCCAGACTTCCAGAGTCCACATGTATCTCAATGTCACTGAGTCGTGTTTCGTACTAATGCTGTTACGTTAAATGAAACCAAGATCATCTTATCCTACTTTAAAAGAAGAAAGGATGAATTAGTTCATTGACTTGTGTTTGTTTTCTCGGGCAAAAGACTAACCTAAATTATCACTCGATCGGTACAATATATGGCTACGATGATTTGACTATGTTTTGGTTAATTGAACCACATAGGATGTATCCAAATCCAAATCCAAACCCAAACCCAAACTGAGAGTCGAGTCATTTCCTAGATATAAAGAAATCTAAGTTGCAAACCGAATAAACTGAATTCTTTTTCGAGGGAATTGAATGGAACGATACAAACTAAATATTTCCAGTTATAAAAAAAATGCCCAAATGTTTCCCATTGAAAAAGAATCCACTTATGACtccataatttcaaattcacACGTATGTTCTATgtgaatattaaaaaaaaaagaaaaaaaaaagagtcctCTTTGTAAAATGAATTCCATTAAATTCGGTGTAATTTTTAGCATAAGGTATTATTAAAATTCGCAATTTGACGTagtaaaatcatcaaaaaaagattaaaaaatcaaatatctTCAAATGAATAATAGTATGAAGCATGATAGCTATCTCATGTTAAGCCAACGACCCAATCTAATATAAGaagttatttaaattatattttacaaatatgaccattttttcaaattttattaaacTGTCTAGAGGAGATTTTGTATGTTTAggagaataaaataaaatacaaattattatttttttgacagaaaaacttgtaattttatTCAAATTGGAATAAGATCCTCGATTACAAGCTTTACTAACCAAATAGGAAACTCTCTACAAATCCACACGAAAGGTGAGGGAGAGGAAATAGAAAAAGAGGCTAACGAGTGCGCAACACTATTTGCAGTGCGCAAGACATGTTCTAATTTTAAATGGGCATGAGAAGCCAATAAATTCCTAATCTTTGTTGCAAAGGCCCCAGTGTATCCATAGTCCTCTTCTGGACTAGTGACTGCTTGCACTGCCATCAGAGAATCCGATGTAATCTGGTTAATCCTTAAATGTTGAGTCTGAGTCATTTGAAAGCCTTCCTCAATTGCAATAAGTTCAGCGGCTACTATAGATGGTGGTTTAGTAATTTTCTTCCCAAAGGCTAGCAGTGGCCGGCCCTCGTGATTTCGCACAACACCGCCGATTGCAAATCGATTGGAATTGACATTATAAGCTGCATCAACGTCCAATCACAAATGGTTGATTGGTGGTGCTATCCATCGACTCGGTGATGATATATGTTCTCTACTGCTGGCTAACGTTAGTATTGATGTTCTCGCCTCTTGGTAGCCGCAAAGCATGGTCTCGCACCATTCAGCATTAATCTCCTTCTTCTTAGAATCATTGTTATGAACTGCTCTAAGTCTCTCCATCCATACTGCAAAATTTCTTGTAGCGAAGAATTCGAAATCCTTTCTGTTAAGTTTGCTCTTTATCCATAATGTAATATCAAACACCTCCATCATTCGTACACTCTTTAGAAATGACCAGTACCTAGTGTCTTTCCAGCAACTTTTGATCGCTGGACATGAGAACAACGCGTGACTGGTTGAATCATAAGCAAAGTGGCATAATGGACACGCTCCAGTGGTAGGGACATGATGTACCAGCAGATTACCTGATGTAGGAATTATATTATGCAAAACCCGCCACCAAAAGATACAGACCTTAGGGGGTATCGAAAGAGACCACAAGAATTGCCACCAACTTTTTAAGTGCACTTCAGAGCTATTCACAGGTGGATCATAGAGTCCAATTGCCGACTTGTACCCCTCTCTCACCGAATATTTACCCTTTGGATCGAAAAACAAAAATCTAGAGTCCTCTTGTGTCGATGCAGATAGATTGATGGATAGGATTTTTGATGCAACATGAGAGGGGAAGAGCTCGTTGACCAGCTGTTCATTCCATTCTCCATTCCTAATAAGAGTGTTCACCATGGAAAAATTTTGGGGGATAGGGGAGTTA from Primulina tabacum isolate GXHZ01 chromosome 14, ASM2559414v2, whole genome shotgun sequence includes:
- the LOC142523756 gene encoding uncharacterized protein LOC142523756 — encoded protein: MKAALGSNPSYIWRSLLWSRPLLEKGLYWKIGNGQKIATFADCWIPGKGVYQNNSPIPQNFSMVNTLIRNGEWNEQLVNELFPSHVASKILSINLSASTQEDSRFLFFDPKGKYSVREGYKSAIGLYDPPVNSSEVHLKSWWQFLWSLSIPPKVCIFWWRVLHNIIPTSGNLLVHHVPTTGACPLCHFAYDSTSHALFSCPAIKSCWKDTRYWSFLKSVRMMEVFDITLWIKSKLNRKDFEFFATRNFAVWMERLRAVHNNDSKKKEINAEWCETMLCGYQEARTSILTLASTYNVNSNRFAIGGVVRNHEGRPLLAFGKKITKPPSIVAAELIAIEEGFQMTQTQHLRINQITSDSLMAVQAVTSPEEDYGYTGAFATKIRNLLASHAHLKLEHVLRTANSVAHSLASFSISSPSPFVWICREFPIWLVKLVIEDLIPI
- the LOC142523755 gene encoding basic leucine zipper 43-like; amino-acid sequence: MDLLAHENSPNFHLAMQTNLTPFDHHFNKFLTRFQNHQTSLLMQELVPNSSSVSNKSTSDDADENQFSSSSSIIFDERKRRRMISNRESARRSRMRKQRHLDELWSQILLLRTENNNLMDKLNLVSESHDRVLQENVKLKEEAMDLREIVTELQICNSYSIFRDLEDIPL